The window TTAGGGTTTCTCTTTTGGTTGATTTGGTGTTGTTATTTTATCCCGCACAGTTTCTGGAGAAGTTCCGGAGGTGCCTGTGGTGTCGACCAAGTCAGGTTTGCTCTTCGAGAGGCGATTAATCGAGACCCATATATCGGTAAAGCTTCGAGCTATTGCTTCATGAATCGGATCTACTAGTAAGAGGCATTACCATAATTTTGAATTAGTCGAGGGCACTTTAATATGATTTAAGgtgtattatttaaattaatagttTTGTGGATAAGATCTTGGTTGTTGTTAACATTGTATCTCACAGTTGTAGTCCTTTTAGATTATCACCTGTactgatttatttatatatatttgtttttccaTCTGTAGGATTATGGGAAGTGCCCAGTTACTGGGGAGCCTCTTACCATTGATGACATTGTTCCCATCAAGACTGGGAAGGTAGTAATGCTTTTTTTCTTTGAGTATTTGATGTGGAGAACTTTTTAAGATATTCAGTTAAGccgtttttgtttcttttgactATTCTGCAGGTCTTAAAACCGAAACTATTGCATACAGCTAGTATCCCTGGATTGCTTGGAACGTTCCAGAATGTATGTTTTCCAACTTTTTACattatcttttctttcttcttgtttttctttacaTTGTCTCTCACTATAAAATTCCCCTGTTCCTGTTATTGTTCATGTAGAGTTTGGTTGATGACTCGGAGTAGTTTTTTCAGGgttagtttttagatttatataagATTAAATTAACTGAACTGTTATCACACTGGCCATCTACTCGTTTTTTGACTGCTAATTAAGAGAAATTGTTCATTAGTTAGGTTTTGAATTAGACAAGGTAGTTGCTTGAGAGAAGTTTATCTGTTTTGCTTAGGAATGGGACGGTTTGATGCTATCAAATTTTGCATTGGAGCAACAACTCCATACTGCAAGGCAAGAGCTAAGTCATGCTTTGTATCAGGTAATTTCGGTTTGTGTTTGTATGATTAATGATTTTATTATGTATCCTTGTTTTATTTTCCTTGATTTCATCGTTTGTTTGATCACATTATGGAAAATAAAATTGCCTTCTGTTTGCAGCATGATTCTGCTTGTCGCGTGATTGCTAGActtaaaaaagaaagagatgaaGCACGCCAATTACTTGCAGAGGTTGAACGACATATACCTGCTGCCCCAGAAGCTGTGACAGCTAATGCTCCTCTGAGTAATGGTAAACGAGGTATGATTCTACACCTTTTTAACCAAAGCATGCTCTCTAATTAGTTTTCTATCTTTGTAACATGTTACTGTACTCTTTTGCTGTAAAATAGCTGCCGGTGATGAAGAAACGGGTCCTGATGCGAAGAAGTTGTGTCCTGGCATTTCTGCTGACATCATCACGGAATTGACAGATTGCAATGCTGCTCTCTCCCAGAAGCGCAAAAAGCGACAGGTACTGCATATTAATTACCATCTATCTTTCGTCAATACATTTGAAAGTTAGTTGGCGAAACCTGAGACTTGCAATTTTTAAGTATCGTTTTCATGTTGTCAAAATGTAGAAGTGGAAGCTTATGATTCATGTTACTCAATAATCTATTTAGGTTCTAGTATGCTTTAGAAACGTAACGAGAAGATTTTGCTACTACCTACCTTGGTTTAAAATAGCGCTCGCTTTGGTCGCCATGGCGCAAAGCGAGGTCTTGCGATGTCCTCATCGACTTGACACCTCAAGGCAAGGCAACATACACAAAGCGCTCGCTTTGAGCGCTTTCTTATTAACCTCTATGGCGACCAAAGCGCTGCCTTATCGAATTTAAGCTAAACCAAATTGATTTGTGCACAATTAGGTAATGAAACCGATCTAGGTTTGTGATTGAAGCCTTTGCATCATATATAATTTATCTCCAAAGCCTAATCTGACCTTCCAAATAAGAGCTTTACAAGTTTTTCATAACCGGTTTTGATACTTGAACATTACGTGTAGTAAAATGATGGTAGTTACTGTTATTGGCTTCGTACACAAAGCGATCGCTTTGTGTCGCCATGGCGCAAGGCGAGAGGCGAGACCCTCATTGCCTTACCTCGCCATGCGCCATTTAAAACCAATCTACCTACCTTTTTTCCATGTTTTTCGCCTGTTCAAGCCGATTCGCAATTGAACTTTAGAGTTTCTGGCATTGTGTTTTTTTCTTGCATTGGTTCCTGCTGTCTTGAtaagttttatcattttttccACAGATTCCTGAAACATTGGCTTCAATAGATGCTTTGGGGAGGTTCACTCAGCTATCAAGCCACCCACTTCACAAGACCAACAAACCTGGCATTTGTTCAATGGACATCTTATATTCTAAGGTTTCTAATCACtttattcttatttttctttACGAAAGTCACTGCATAGCATGTGAAAAAGGACAAGCAGACTTGTATTCATAAATATTGGAGTACATTACAGCCTTGAATCCTAGGTTCGGCAATGCTTTTTAGTGTTCCATCTTTTTTAGCATGATAGTTTATGTCATCATATTATGTATACCAATAGCCCGTGTCTGATAGTTTGTTTATTATGTTTTGCGGTCCGTATTTTTGTTGACATCCACTATACTAATTTTGATGTGCAAAAGCTTACCTCTTAGAATTACTCATTTTCTTAATCGGTAATCAGGATGTCATTGCTACTGGAGGAGTTGATGCAACTGCTGTTATATTTGATCGCCCTTCAGGGCAAATCTTGTCGACACTGACTGGTCACTCGAAAAAGGTCTTTAATTTTGCCAATTTCTTTTTTGCTTTTCTAGTTAGCTCTGTGCTTGATATGTTTTGACTCTTTTGTAGGTTACAAGTGTAAAATTTGTAGGTGACAGTGATCTTGTTTTGACTGCTTCGGCTGACAAGGTAACTCAAGATACATTTACAATTTGAAATCcatagtttcaaatatttacGAGTAGTTTTAGTCATTATTTCTGTAGGTTGTAATCCAGCGTTGTTTTTGCATCTGTTCTGAAAAGTAGTGGATGGCAGATGCATTTGTAGCCATGAAATCTGAATCTGTAGATGCaatctttgaaattttttgGTTTGCTGCGTAAAAATATTTCGCTCACTCACACCATAAATCTTTGCCATTTTGTTTAATAGTTATCGTTATATTACTAAATAGTTACTTACCTGCAGACAGTCCGTGTGTGGCGGGACTCTGGGGATGGGCAGTATGCTTGTGGGCATACGCTGAATGATCATTCTGAAGAGGTAAGCATGGAGAACTTTTACTGTCtgctttattattttattcatacaCTTTTTCATTGACTTACTAGCGATTATGCTTTATCCAGGTGCGTGCTGTAACTGTGCATGCCACAAATAAATACTTTGTGTCGGCGTCTCTTGACAGTACATGGTGCTTCTACGATCTTTCTTCTGGCTTATGCCTTGCAAAGGTACCTAATCTCTTTCATCAAATAACCAACTAAACGTATCTTCCTTTACACCTTTGAGTATATGATGTATTACATAAGGTATATGTATGGTGAGTGTACCACTGATATGAGAAGTTTTCATATTTCTTGTGTTTATTCAGGTAGCAGATGATTCTGAGAAAGTGGATTACACGGCTGCTGCTTTTCATCCCGATGGTCTCATTCTCGGAACCGGTACTTCTCAATCTGTTGTCAAGATTTGGGATGTCAAAAGTCAGGTAAAAAATAAACTCTAGCCTTCCGGATTGTATTGCTTCTTAAAAGAATCATTATGTCCAAGACTTCGTTTGGTTTTAAATTTCTGTGTTGGATAATAGGCAAATGTTGCGAGGTTTGATGGACACACGGGTGAAGTTACCTCTATATCTTTCTCCGAGAATGGTTACTTCCTCGCGGTGAGTGCTTTGAACAAACTCCGAGAAGTGTAAGTACAACTATATGTGTACATgaatgcttctttttttttcgattCTGGAAATGTACAGACTGCTGCCGAGGATGGTGTTAAATTGTGGGACCTGCGCAAGTTAAGGAACTTCAGGTCATTCTCATCTGCAGATGCAAACTCTGGTACTGTATCCCGTTCCTGGCCCTAGTCGTTTTGTTGATAGAGAAAACTCCATGTATAAGATAACTGaatgaaaatacttttttttttgtgcagtGGAATTTGATCCTAGCGGATCTTATCTTGGTATTGCTGCATCAGATATCAGGTGAATGCACATTTTAGAATTTAATTGGTCATAGAGGCCAAGCTCAGctaaagaaaaattcaaaagagAATTGTGCAGTTCAATAACCAGCACTtgggtttataaatttttaacaaTATGTTTGTAACGGCTGCAGACTATACCAGACGGCGAGTGTGAAAGCTGAATGGAACCTTATCAAGACACTTCCAGACCTTTCTGGCACTGGTAAAGTCCTTTTCAGTAACTTTTTCAGTGGTCACGTGACAATTATGTTCCTAATTGCAACCAACCCTTAATACATGCAGGTAAAGCTACATGTGTGAAGTTTGGTCCAGATGCACAATACGTTGCAGTTGGCTCAATGGACCGTAACCTACGGATATTTGGTCTCCCTGGTGACGAAAAAGCCAACGCGGATGATGACTCTGCACAAGACTCGTGAAGAATCTGTTAGAAAACTCAGGCAGCAAATTGCAAATGTTCATCTCTGGTTTACTCCTTGGAACCTCAACTTCTGTTGTATCTTACAGTTTTGAAAGCTATGGGGAGTTGTCATGGTGGTTTCTTGGGTGCTTCGTGGAATCCAAACGATCACAGTTCGCACACACTTGAATTTTCTTACTCTGTTTCTCGATCTGATACTTTCTTAGATCTCTCTCCATGTACCTTCAAAATCTGTACCAAAAATTTTCTGTTTCTGTTGGCAACAATCGAATTCGAAgctaactttttttaaaatgaagaaCATAAACCGTTTGGGCTAAACCGGAATTGGTATTAGGTAGTACTCTGTTCCATACCAATGTGAGTTGCTTATTTGGTGATAGTTGTCAATAGAAAGAACAAATGTAAAAGATACAGTTGACTGTACTGGGGTCAAAATCACAGTGTTTACATTTTCCAACGACTATCAGATTCCTTTTGCAATTCCAATACTGGTTAATCTCAATGAAAAAGATTGTTTAAAGTTTTGGTATTGAGACCTGCAAATCATGCCCTTTCTTTGTTATGACCAGGATTACAAATTCTTGTTAACAGATAGATAACCAcgtgtttcttaaaaaaatccTAAAGAATGTCTCTCGCCAGAATTAAAACATACAAAATGATCTATGTACATGTAGGACTTATCTACAATTTGAATAAACCATAATGTACATTGTACAACTACAAAATACAAAAACTTGCCttcaaatgatatataaatgatataacttagaaactttttTAATGGAGTAGGATTAGTAACAAGTACAAAATATAGACGTTAGAAACTTATTAGCTATTTGGTACCATATAAAGGTAGATTCGTGGATGCTTATTTCATAAAGTAAAGTGAGCTGAAAGATTAGTTACTTTAAATTACTAAGCATGAATCTCCTTTTTAATTAGGTTGGTAAAATTTGacccaaaaagaaaataattaggTTGGAAAAAAGGGAATTATGGAATAAATCAACAGTGTATAAAATCAATAAATGATATTGGGAATTACTGAAAGCCTGCATTTCACCAAACACATTGTACTGTACTTAAGACTGGTGGCTGAAAGAGTGTTTGATTGATTGTTTtactatacataaattaaaaagaaaaaatagaacTTTCTCTTTCTTTATCCTAATCTTGTCTTCCACAtatgtagagagagagataagagtGGTCATCCAAAGCCTACaaaatcctctctctctctctctctttcaccaTTGAAACCAGAAAcccagaagaaaaaaagaaaaaaaaaagaaatagctTTTACTGAGGAGCCACTGCCACTCACAGAATTTTACAAAATCCCAAAAAACCccacaaaaaaaagattcaatctttcaaatccatttttttttcagaaaaacaTAGAAACAACCTCAAAATCTCTTTACCACCACTACACTCTcttacaaagaagaaaaaccaaACATGGGTTTATCACTCAAGCTCTCGTCTCTTTGCATCATCATCATACTCTCCATGGCCCTGTTCTCAGATCTCAAGCTAGCGGATTCTGCATCACCAGACTACACGAACTTAATCTACAAAGGATGCGCAAGACAGCAGTTCTCAGATCCGTCTGGTCTGTACTCGCAGGCCCTCTCTGCAATGTATGGCTCATTGGTCACTCAGTCAACTAAAACCAAGTTCTACAAAACCACTACTGGTACGACGAGCCAAACCACCATTACTGGTCTTTTTCAGTGTAGAGGAGACTTGAGCAACAACGACTGTTACAGCTGTGTTAGTCGTCTTCCTGTTCTCTCCGGGAAGCTCTGCGGCAAAACCATTGCAGCTAGAGTTCAGCTCTCCGGCTGTTATCTTCTTTATGAAATTGCTGGCTTTGCTCAAATTTCAGGTAAACCACCCATATCCGGTTTAATCTCAATGTTTGGTTACACTAAACCGGTTCAGGTTCAATGTTTGTATTTTGGTTATTCTGAACCGAATTTTGAAACCGGATTTCAAGAACCTGACTAAGCATCAGCTTTACTCCGGTTCAATAGTAAAGATTTGGGATTTAAGGTTGTTTCTTCGTTTTCAATTAAACCAAACCGGGTTTGGATTAGCTGGTTAAATTATTATGAGAAATGGGTGTTTCAATTTTAGGATCCATTTACGGTTTTAGTTCGGTTtaatataaaccgaaccgagagtgaataatttaattttcattccGGTTTAATAATTTCTCAGGGATGGAGATGTTATTCAAGACATGTGGGAAGAACAACGTGGCCGGAACAGGGTTCGAAGAGAGGAGAGACACTGCCTTTGGTGTAATGCAAAACGGTGTCGTTTCAGGGCACGGCTTCTACGCGACTACTTACGAATCTGTTTACGTGTTAGGACAGTGCGAAGGCGATGTGGGAGATTCAGATTGTAGCGGCTGCATCAAGAACGCGTTAGAGAAGGCTCAAGTGGAATGTGGAAGCTCGAGCTCCGGTCAGATTTATCTTCACAAGTGTTTCATCGGTTATAAGTATTACCCTAATGGTGTTCCCAGAGGACCTTCTTCGCCTTCTTCAAGCTCTGGCTCTTcaggttcttcttcttcctcaggtAAAAATTCTATTAATCTTGAAAAAGTgttgatattttttgtttaaagtaGAGTAcgattttaatttaattatctttttatttgacttaaaataatatttaatgttCAACTTTAATTCAAAAGACTTCAGTGTGAGACTTGTTCTTTCATTTTCAGGCTCCAATCccattgatttattttttcaaattttacttttcctttttcctttttttcaacATTCTAATTAGTTATCGTTTAAAATTGAGTATGAACTTCAgggattattttttttttaaataaaaaatcatttgtatttataaatgttttaagaaataaagaataaaataaagagaaatGAGACAGGAACAACAGGCAAAACGGTGGCAATAATAGTAGGAGGAACAGCTGGTCTTGGATTTCTTATCATTTGTTTGCTTTTCGTCAAAaacttgatgaagaagaaataTGACGGTACGTTCTCTCTTCTTTAAATACACATTTATACATACATGTGTAAATTAACAGGCGTTCTACACCCATGCACGTATAAAACCACATGCAAACGTAACGTAACTCAGACGCATTCATAATGGATTGCCATTTTCTTTTTGATGTTATTCTTTTGCCAAAATaaagatttagtttttttttaactatatatattctCCTTCTAATTTGAGCAAAAGTGATTTCGAAGATTTGGTTGTAAGATTCTATCCGATATTCCAAATCTTcacacaaatattttttttttaatatggaataaattgatttgaaagtgaaagCATTTGTATATAGGTATGCAAGTGGAGAAAGAAGggcaaatattttatatgattgtGTACCTATTTGTGTTATTTTGGCAGATTATTGAAAATAAGGAGGATGAAGCCAACAAAAAGAAACCAACCCCGGAATAGAGGTAAAAGCTAATGTGGATTCCGAGGTGCATCAGTGCATGCAATTAATTTCCGATTTTGGATTCCTTCAAATTGATAttctctttgatttttttttttttttttttttgcggtgGATGGATGAAGAAATTTGACCATTACATTATGTTACTCGTAGACGGGACTCGAGTACttcaaatatgttttcaaattcggtaaaaaaaagaaaactgtaAATGAATTTGATCATCCGTAGTTGCTAAAGACTTTTGTCTGAATTTCCTATATTTTAAGCTCGGTAAGGTCTATTAGAAACCATTAAACCAGACACATTTCGAATTTGAAATGGTTGAATATTTaacaaatatgtttatattcCCTTTATTTCATTTTACTTATTGAACTAcagtagttttttttgttaagaaaactattttataaatttaaatatttaaactaatttttacatTTAGTTAAGTTTTTTACTAGATTTTAATAAATGTTATAAAACTTTAATAATCATCCTTGAAACGATATAAGAAATATTTATGTTAGGTTTTGTTCGCTTAATTATGTTATTAACTCATCGTTTAATTTAATGTATCCACTCTGCTTCTAATTTTAAATAAGTGATTTTGACTATCAATTGTTTTTGATAGATTGTTAGGTGatgttttgaatttgaaatGCAAAAAGTATCTGTTTTTATTCAACTGTCGTTATCAATAATAATAGGATAGTGTTTAGACTATAAGATAAGGGTTACGACTACACCCTTTAAGAAAATTGACCAGATATTATACCGTAATGTTTTTTTGCCAATAGCAATTAGGCAACTTCTAcaatataactttcacttaaaaaaaaacactaattgTCATTAAATTATGAAGAGTTAGATGATAGTCACAAAGGTTTCCTCAACAACTAAAAACATGCTTAGCTAAAGTACCAGCAGCACTATTTCTCTCACGCCAGATCCAGTTTACATCAAAACCGGAAGCTAAAGCAAGAATATCAACAATCATGCCATATAATATAATTCTGAGAAAGAGCATTCAGAATTAATGGCTTTGACAAGCTGACTTGAATCCTATTCACAGCAAACTGAAGAGTAGCCCCGTTCTCTGCACTTCGTAAGGGCTTCCCGGAGAATAGTCCTTCTGCAGAAAGGAGAGATCGAACAACTCTCGCAGGGGCCGCATACGAGAACGACACGGTTCTATCATCCTCCTCGATTGTCCATCCAAACCCTATAAGGTGAGACAATTCTTACACTATAACCCAAGACTATAACTATCACTTAAAAATGATAAGTGGTgaatattattgttttcttcttgGAATCAGTAGTGTTACATTGTATAGATGCAAATTTATACATCTTTGTGTATAAATTACACTAGATATCTtcttttttgtatgttttaatgatattttgtttttaggGCGTTACGTTGCTTTTAGGTTCCTGTCATCTTGTTTTTTCTGCCAACTTGTTTTTTGTACTTTTATCAAAATCTCGCTCGATAAGAAACTTTAATAATTTTACGAGGggagttttattttattttatttgtttcgtGTAAATGAGTTGGACTCCACCGCGTTCTTCAAAGTTCAAACCTTGTTTGCTTAAATTTAAGTCTGAAAATGCGAACGTTGACTTCACGGATTATGTAGTATTTCTGAACGTGCGTTTGTTTATAGTTCTAAATATCATGTGGTCTCGAGACTCGTTGTAATTTTTTATACTGCTACGGTGTTCATGAAAT is drawn from Brassica rapa cultivar Chiifu-401-42 chromosome A05, CAAS_Brap_v3.01, whole genome shotgun sequence and contains these coding sequences:
- the LOC103867542 gene encoding pre-mRNA-processing factor 19 homolog 2, with product MNCAISGEVPEVPVVSTKSGLLFERRLIETHISDYGKCPVTGEPLTIDDIVPIKTGKVLKPKLLHTASIPGLLGTFQNEWDGLMLSNFALEQQLHTARQELSHALYQHDSACRVIARLKKERDEARQLLAEVERHIPAAPEAVTANAPLSNGKRAAGDEETGPDAKKLCPGISADIITELTDCNAALSQKRKKRQIPETLASIDALGRFTQLSSHPLHKTNKPGICSMDILYSKDVIATGGVDATAVIFDRPSGQILSTLTGHSKKVTSVKFVGDSDLVLTASADKTVRVWRDSGDGQYACGHTLNDHSEEVRAVTVHATNKYFVSASLDSTWCFYDLSSGLCLAKVADDSEKVDYTAAAFHPDGLILGTGTSQSVVKIWDVKSQANVARFDGHTGEVTSISFSENGYFLATAAEDGVKLWDLRKLRNFRSFSSADANSVEFDPSGSYLGIAASDIRLYQTASVKAEWNLIKTLPDLSGTGKATCVKFGPDAQYVAVGSMDRNLRIFGLPGDEKANADDDSAQDS
- the LOC103867543 gene encoding plasmodesmata-located protein 3 isoform X1, which gives rise to MGLSLKLSSLCIIIILSMALFSDLKLADSASPDYTNLIYKGCARQQFSDPSGLYSQALSAMYGSLVTQSTKTKFYKTTTGTTSQTTITGLFQCRGDLSNNDCYSCVSRLPVLSGKLCGKTIAARVQLSGCYLLYEIAGFAQISGMEMLFKTCGKNNVAGTGFEERRDTAFGVMQNGVVSGHGFYATTYESVYVLGQCEGDVGDSDCSGCIKNALEKAQVECGSSSSGQIYLHKCFIGYKYYPNGVPRGPSSPSSSSGSSGSSSSSGTTGKTVAIIVGGTAGLGFLIICLLFVKNLMKKKYDDY
- the LOC103867543 gene encoding plasmodesmata-located protein 3 isoform X2; protein product: MGLSLKLSSLCIIIILSMALFSDLKLADSASPDYTNLIYKGCARQQFSDPSGLYSQALSAMYGSLVTQSTKTKFYKTTTGTTSQTTITGLFQCRGDLSNNDCYSCVSRLPVLSGKLCGKTIAARVQLSGCYLLYEIAGFAQISGMEMLFKTCGKNNVAGTGFEERRDTAFGVMQNGVVSGHGFYATTYESVYVLGQCEGDVGDSDCSGCIKNALEKAQVECGSSSSGQIYLHKCFIGYKYYPNGVPRGPSSPSSSSGSSGSSSSSGKTVAIIVGGTAGLGFLIICLLFVKNLMKKKYDDY